One Tolypothrix bouteillei VB521301 DNA window includes the following coding sequences:
- a CDS encoding calcium-binding protein, which yields MSINGTYLSDTLYGTEGNDVIYGYPASGYGSGYDDYDGYDTLFGFGGNDTLYGGNEDDTLYGGDGNDTLYGGLNPTYSGNDKLYGGYGDDLLYGGAGNDELSGGSGDDKLYGEAGNDKLTGGYGYDTLTGGAGADTFILGEWGTVYDNGLGFDTIKDFNWAEGDKIQVTGSLSDYSLSNFGNGVDILYKGDLIAYVENTQNVIIGADFILG from the coding sequence ATGTCTATCAATGGAACTTACCTCAGCGACACACTTTACGGTACTGAAGGTAACGATGTTATCTATGGGTATCCCGCTTCTGGTTACGGCTCTGGTTACGATGATTACGATGGCTACGATACTTTATTTGGCTTTGGTGGTAATGATACCTTGTATGGTGGCAATGAAGATGACACCCTTTACGGTGGAGACGGAAATGATACTCTCTATGGCGGTCTGAATCCAACATACTCTGGTAATGACAAACTCTATGGTGGATACGGTGACGATCTCCTCTATGGTGGTGCTGGCAATGACGAGCTTTCTGGCGGTAGCGGCGATGACAAGCTGTATGGTGAAGCTGGTAATGACAAGCTTACTGGCGGCTATGGCTACGATACCTTAACTGGGGGTGCAGGCGCAGATACTTTTATTCTGGGTGAATGGGGAACTGTCTATGATAATGGATTGGGATTTGACACTATAAAAGACTTTAATTGGGCAGAAGGTGACAAAATTCAAGTCACTGGAAGTTTGAGTGATTACTCACTCAGCAACTTTGGTAATGGAGTAGATATCCTTTATAAAGGTGATTTGATTGCCTATGTCGAGAATACTCAGAACGTTATTATTGGTGCAGACTTTATTTTGGGTTAA
- a CDS encoding AAA family ATPase has protein sequence MNTSVSSISWSFPHCPDETNWSLDWSALESEFDWLSALADCPQDPRYHAEGDVLIHTRLVCEALVALPQWRSLPPKERSVLFAAALLHDVAKPAATQIEEDGAISSKGHVLQGAKMAQEILWDLDVPLREREAIVALVKFGSLPLWFWDKPNPEQSVIRASQIIRCDMLAMLAEADVRGRYCNDQAQLFERIEFFREFCQENMCLEYPRLFPSAHSRFVYFQKENSYPDYDAYDDTRFQVVLMSGLPGSGKDTWIQENLADWEVISLDELRKTMGVDPDDDQGVVTNQAKAMAKEYLRSGQSFVWNATNLSRQLRGMLIRLFSSYQARIRIVYLEVPWDELLHRNRNRDAMVPEKVLYRMRSRLEVPNIIEAQQVDWITQ, from the coding sequence ATGAATACTTCTGTTTCTTCAATATCTTGGTCGTTTCCTCACTGTCCTGACGAAACGAACTGGTCGCTCGATTGGTCGGCGTTAGAATCTGAGTTTGACTGGCTCAGTGCTTTGGCTGACTGTCCTCAAGACCCCCGCTACCATGCTGAGGGTGATGTTCTGATACACACGCGTTTGGTATGCGAGGCATTGGTTGCTTTACCTCAATGGCGATCGCTACCTCCAAAGGAGCGTTCTGTTTTATTTGCTGCTGCTTTGCTACACGATGTTGCAAAACCAGCCGCCACTCAAATAGAAGAAGATGGCGCTATCTCCTCTAAAGGTCATGTCCTACAAGGAGCAAAAATGGCACAAGAGATTCTCTGGGATTTGGATGTTCCTTTGAGAGAACGGGAAGCAATTGTTGCTTTGGTAAAATTTGGCAGTTTGCCTTTGTGGTTTTGGGATAAGCCCAATCCAGAACAGTCTGTTATTAGAGCTAGCCAAATTATACGTTGCGATATGCTGGCAATGCTTGCTGAAGCTGATGTTCGGGGGCGTTATTGCAATGACCAAGCCCAGTTGTTTGAGCGGATTGAGTTTTTCCGCGAATTTTGTCAGGAAAATATGTGCTTGGAGTACCCGCGATTGTTTCCATCGGCTCACAGTCGGTTTGTTTATTTTCAAAAAGAGAATAGCTACCCAGATTATGATGCTTATGATGACACTCGCTTTCAGGTTGTTCTCATGTCGGGATTGCCTGGTTCTGGTAAGGATACCTGGATTCAGGAAAATCTGGCAGACTGGGAAGTTATTTCTTTAGATGAATTGCGAAAGACAATGGGTGTTGACCCAGATGATGACCAAGGAGTTGTCACCAATCAAGCAAAAGCGATGGCTAAAGAATATTTGCGATCGGGACAATCGTTTGTTTGGAATGCAACGAACCTGAGCCGTCAGTTACGCGGGATGTTGATTCGCCTGTTTTCCAGCTATCAAGCCAGGATTCGCATTGTTTATTTGGAAGTTCCTTGGGATGAGTTGTTGCACAGAAATCGCAATCGCGACGCCATGGTACCTGAAAAAGTGCTTTACCGAATGAGGAGCCGTTTGGAAGTTCCCAATATTATCGAAGCGCAACAGGTGGATTGGATAACTCAATAG
- a CDS encoding nucleotidyltransferase: MQTEIITQIELEPQTRAFYCQALQLLNESKVPFLVAGAFAFERHTGIARPTKDLDIFVRPEDKERIMEVLSAASCHTEVHSQHWLAKAFCGENFVDIIFNSANGITEVDNGWFQRAVSVEVLGIPVRICSPEDLLWSKSFIMARDRYDGADVAHVILTCAEHLDWSYLLHCFGSDWRVLFSHLILFGFIYPAERSRIPNWVMQELSKRLQDEINNPPPKEKLCQGTLLSPLQYLIDVEKWGYKDGRLQPAGNLTVEEVSQWTTTLTEEIKSKSD, encoded by the coding sequence ATGCAAACTGAGATAATTACTCAAATTGAACTCGAACCGCAAACTCGCGCTTTCTACTGTCAAGCACTCCAACTCCTAAATGAGTCTAAAGTGCCATTTCTGGTTGCAGGAGCATTTGCTTTTGAGCGCCACACGGGTATTGCACGTCCGACAAAGGATTTGGATATTTTCGTTCGCCCAGAAGATAAAGAGCGAATTATGGAAGTTCTATCTGCGGCGAGTTGTCATACTGAAGTGCATTCACAACACTGGTTAGCGAAAGCCTTCTGTGGTGAAAACTTTGTTGATATTATCTTTAACTCTGCTAATGGTATTACTGAAGTTGATAATGGCTGGTTTCAGCGTGCTGTCAGCGTGGAAGTGCTGGGTATTCCCGTCCGAATTTGTTCGCCTGAAGACCTATTGTGGTCAAAGTCCTTCATCATGGCTCGCGATCGCTATGACGGAGCAGATGTTGCTCACGTAATTCTCACTTGTGCTGAACATTTAGATTGGTCATACCTGCTTCATTGCTTTGGCTCAGACTGGCGAGTCCTCTTCAGCCATTTAATTCTTTTTGGCTTTATCTACCCAGCAGAGCGATCGCGCATACCAAACTGGGTAATGCAAGAATTATCCAAGCGGTTGCAAGATGAAATCAACAATCCCCCCCCAAAGGAAAAACTCTGTCAGGGAACGCTACTCTCACCATTACAGTATCTTATTGATGTAGAAAAGTGGGGATATAAGGATGGAAGGCTTCAGCCTGCAGGGAATTTGACAGTAGAAGAAGTTTCTCAATGGACAACAACACTGACTGAAGAAATCAAAAGTAAATCTGATTGA
- a CDS encoding RNA ligase family protein, with the protein METQIYKYPRTHHIEGSRLQPGDEDLDSVPFSSIQQQYAVVEEKVDGANAAISFGVDGQLQLQSRGHYLTGGQREKHFNLFKQWANTHAVAFWQVLGTRYILFGEWLYAKHTVFYDALPHYFLEYDVLDLEKQQFLSTSSRKQLLGGLPLVSVPVLFAGELLSHKQLIGLLGNSHYQTPQHLERFQELCQERGLDVERSLKQTDQTNLMEGLYIKIEVGDTVTARYKYVRSSFLTTIKQSDGHWLNRPIIPNILRPDVDLFQP; encoded by the coding sequence ATGGAAACACAAATATACAAATATCCGCGTACCCATCATATTGAGGGTTCGCGACTGCAACCTGGGGATGAAGATCTTGATAGCGTTCCCTTTAGCAGCATACAACAGCAATATGCAGTCGTCGAAGAAAAAGTAGATGGAGCAAATGCTGCTATTAGTTTCGGTGTTGATGGTCAACTCCAATTGCAAAGTCGGGGACACTATCTCACGGGAGGACAGAGGGAAAAGCATTTTAATCTGTTCAAACAGTGGGCAAATACCCACGCTGTTGCTTTTTGGCAGGTGTTGGGAACTCGTTATATTTTGTTTGGTGAATGGCTTTACGCCAAGCACACTGTGTTTTACGACGCTTTACCTCATTACTTTCTTGAGTACGATGTGCTGGATTTGGAAAAGCAACAATTTCTGAGTACGTCTAGCCGCAAGCAGTTATTAGGGGGGTTACCATTGGTTTCCGTACCCGTGCTGTTTGCTGGGGAACTCCTATCTCACAAACAACTGATAGGATTGCTGGGCAATTCCCATTACCAAACTCCCCAACATTTAGAACGCTTTCAGGAACTTTGCCAGGAACGGGGACTGGATGTAGAACGTTCTCTCAAGCAAACCGACCAAACAAATCTTATGGAAGGTTTGTATATCAAGATTGAAGTGGGAGATACGGTAACTGCACGCTACAAGTACGTTCGTTCGAGCTTTTTAACAACTATCAAGCAATCAGATGGGCATTGGCTCAACCGCCCCATCATACCCAATATTCTGCGTCCTGATGTCGATTTGTTCCAACCATGA
- a CDS encoding metallophosphoesterase family protein, which yields MATTKDVVRIAAVGDIHCTKTSQGTLQPVFEQASELADVLLLCGDLTDYGQPEEAQVLVKELASAKIPTIAVFGNHDYESGKQDEVKQILTEAGVRVLDGDACEIKGIGFAGVKGFAGGFGSKALGAWGEEAIKHFVHEAVNEALKLESALARLETSQRIAVLHYSPIQATVEGEPPEIFPFLGSSRLEEPLTRYSVTAAFHGHAHNGHIEGRTISNIPVYNVSMPLLKKTLPDQPPFHLLELAVDAGVVSV from the coding sequence ATGGCGACAACGAAGGATGTAGTGCGTATAGCAGCAGTAGGAGATATCCATTGTACCAAGACATCTCAGGGAACCTTACAACCCGTGTTTGAGCAAGCGAGCGAGCTTGCCGACGTACTGTTGCTATGCGGCGATTTAACAGACTACGGGCAGCCTGAGGAAGCCCAAGTTCTTGTCAAAGAGCTAGCATCTGCCAAAATTCCAACTATCGCTGTGTTTGGCAATCACGATTATGAATCTGGAAAGCAAGATGAGGTCAAACAAATTCTTACCGAAGCAGGTGTGCGGGTGCTTGATGGGGATGCTTGTGAGATTAAGGGTATTGGTTTTGCTGGGGTGAAGGGATTTGCTGGCGGCTTTGGTTCTAAGGCGTTAGGAGCTTGGGGTGAAGAAGCCATCAAGCATTTTGTCCATGAGGCAGTGAATGAAGCCTTAAAACTAGAATCTGCATTAGCGAGATTGGAAACTTCTCAGCGCATTGCTGTACTTCACTATTCCCCAATCCAGGCTACCGTCGAGGGTGAACCGCCAGAAATTTTTCCATTTCTCGGGTCGAGTCGTCTTGAGGAACCACTCACCCGATATTCGGTGACTGCTGCTTTTCACGGTCACGCTCATAACGGTCATATAGAGGGGCGAACCATAAGTAACATTCCGGTGTATAACGTATCCATGCCGCTTCTGAAGAAAACGCTTCCCGACCAACCACCTTTTCACCTGTTAGAACTTGCAGTTGATGCAGGGGTTGTGAGTGTTTAA
- a CDS encoding efflux RND transporter permease subunit encodes MLSSIIKWAIARRWLVILGTIILTLWIFRTIIQMPLDVFPTFAPPQVEIQTEAPGLAPEEVESLVTLPIESSINGTPGITAVRSASASGLSVVKIIFNWGTDIYQARQLVTERLQQAQSKLPEGVETPQISPTSSPIGTVLQYAFYIGDKGDKEENSTVSTPYPPSPVSPTSLMELRRIVDWLVTNRLLAVPGVSQVVAYGGDVRQYQVLVEPEKLKAYNVTLEDVVEATSAANINAPGGYLITSDREKLIRGIGRIESLEELQQSAITARNGTPVRISDVADVQIGAAIKRGDGSFNGQKAIIVMINKQPQADTPTVTRAIEEAMKEVMASLPKNVKVQATFRQESYIDSSIENVREALVEGAIIVAIILIPFLMNWRNLAICLTALPLSLLVGVLLLNWMGQGLNTMTLGGLAVAIGSAVDDAIVDAENVYRCLRENKHSPNPCPVLDVVFEGCQEVRDSVFGATIITIVVFSPVFALTGVEGSIFIPMGLGYMAAVIASSITALTVTPALCAILLPNGYLPEREPWVARCFKQLYYPLLTFSLRRSGIVLAIATASLLAATIIFPSFGRVFLPEFQEQTLVNTLTLYPGVSLEATNAAGEAIQAALKGDPRFPYVQLRSGRAPGDADAAGVNSAHLDIELSPKAMEDREGAIAKLREEFDKLPGVAPNIGGFISHRMDEVLSGVRSAIAVKIFGSDLEQLRNLGSQVNEVMKTVEGIVDLQLEPQVPIEQVQIKFNRPAASRYGLTIGKLSETIETALNGKVVSQILEQQQTFDLVVWLKAEARQNTETIRNLLVDTPSGNKIPLAQVATIDSGTGPNTINRENVSRLIVVSANASGRDLRSIVNEIRNKVNQQVHPPSGYYIEYAGQFEAQERASQNILIFSAIAFIIITIIMYLSVKSISSTAMIMINLPLALVGGVFSVALTGGVISIASLVGFITLFGVATRNGLLLVDNYNTKLKEGMPLREVLIEGSMERLNAILMTAFTSALGLAPLVVESGAGKEILQPLSIVVLGGLVTSTALTLVVLPALYAKFGRFLVSKRSVVENRKPISPLFKGG; translated from the coding sequence ATGCTAAGTAGTATTATTAAGTGGGCGATCGCACGTCGTTGGCTCGTCATTTTGGGAACAATTATTCTAACTCTGTGGATATTTCGTACAATTATCCAAATGCCCTTAGATGTGTTTCCCACCTTCGCACCTCCACAAGTCGAAATTCAAACAGAAGCACCGGGGCTAGCCCCTGAAGAAGTAGAATCCCTAGTCACTTTACCTATTGAAAGTTCTATCAACGGGACTCCAGGAATTACAGCAGTCCGTTCTGCAAGTGCGTCAGGGCTTTCCGTTGTTAAAATCATTTTTAATTGGGGAACAGATATCTATCAAGCCCGCCAATTAGTTACAGAACGGTTGCAACAAGCTCAAAGCAAACTTCCAGAAGGAGTAGAAACACCACAGATATCTCCCACCAGTTCTCCCATTGGAACAGTGTTGCAGTATGCCTTTTATATTGGGGACAAGGGAGACAAGGAAGAAAATTCTACCGTGTCTACCCCCTATCCCCCCTCTCCCGTGTCTCCCACTTCCTTGATGGAACTGCGACGTATAGTAGATTGGCTAGTCACCAATCGTCTATTAGCTGTCCCTGGGGTGAGTCAGGTTGTTGCTTATGGAGGAGATGTTCGTCAATATCAAGTTTTAGTCGAGCCAGAAAAGTTAAAAGCTTATAATGTTACCTTAGAAGACGTAGTAGAAGCTACATCTGCTGCTAATATCAATGCCCCTGGCGGTTATTTAATCACTTCGGATCGCGAAAAGTTAATTCGGGGTATCGGGCGCATTGAATCTCTTGAAGAATTACAGCAATCTGCGATTACGGCTCGCAATGGTACGCCTGTAAGAATATCCGATGTTGCTGACGTGCAAATTGGAGCAGCTATTAAGCGGGGAGATGGGAGTTTTAACGGTCAAAAGGCAATCATTGTGATGATTAACAAACAGCCTCAAGCCGATACTCCTACTGTAACTCGTGCTATTGAAGAAGCCATGAAAGAAGTTATGGCTAGCTTGCCAAAGAATGTGAAAGTACAAGCAACATTTCGGCAAGAAAGTTATATTGATTCTTCAATTGAAAATGTCAGAGAGGCTTTAGTTGAAGGTGCTATTATTGTCGCCATTATTTTAATACCCTTTCTTATGAATTGGCGCAATTTAGCTATTTGTTTAACAGCCCTTCCGTTATCTTTATTGGTAGGAGTGTTGTTACTCAATTGGATGGGACAGGGTTTAAATACAATGACGTTGGGTGGGTTAGCAGTTGCTATTGGTTCGGCTGTTGATGATGCAATTGTAGATGCAGAAAATGTTTATCGCTGTTTGAGAGAAAATAAACATTCTCCCAACCCATGTCCTGTTTTGGATGTTGTTTTTGAGGGCTGTCAGGAAGTCCGAGACTCGGTCTTTGGCGCTACCATCATTACTATAGTTGTTTTCTCTCCAGTTTTTGCTTTAACTGGTGTAGAGGGTAGTATTTTTATTCCTATGGGTTTGGGTTATATGGCAGCAGTAATTGCTTCGAGTATCACCGCCCTAACTGTCACTCCTGCTTTATGTGCAATTCTTTTACCTAACGGTTATTTACCAGAACGAGAGCCTTGGGTTGCCAGATGTTTTAAGCAACTTTATTATCCCTTATTGACGTTTTCTCTCCGACGTTCTGGAATTGTTTTAGCTATAGCAACTGCTAGTTTGCTAGCAGCAACTATTATTTTTCCTTCTTTTGGCAGAGTGTTTTTGCCAGAATTTCAGGAGCAAACTTTAGTCAATACCCTAACTCTTTATCCTGGAGTTTCTTTAGAAGCAACAAATGCTGCAGGTGAAGCAATTCAAGCAGCACTGAAAGGCGATCCGAGATTTCCTTACGTGCAATTGCGTTCTGGACGCGCTCCTGGTGATGCTGATGCGGCGGGTGTGAATTCAGCACACCTAGACATTGAATTGAGCCCCAAAGCTATGGAAGATAGGGAGGGAGCTATTGCTAAGTTGCGGGAAGAATTTGATAAGTTACCGGGAGTTGCACCAAATATTGGCGGTTTTATCTCTCACCGTATGGATGAGGTTTTATCAGGGGTAAGAAGTGCGATCGCAGTGAAAATTTTTGGTTCGGACTTAGAACAACTTCGCAATCTCGGAAGTCAAGTCAATGAGGTTATGAAAACGGTTGAGGGTATTGTTGATTTGCAACTAGAACCTCAAGTTCCTATAGAACAAGTACAAATTAAGTTTAATCGCCCTGCTGCTTCAAGATATGGATTGACCATCGGAAAGCTTTCTGAAACAATTGAAACTGCTTTAAATGGAAAAGTTGTATCACAAATTTTAGAGCAACAACAAACTTTTGATTTGGTGGTTTGGTTAAAAGCAGAAGCACGTCAAAATACAGAAACGATTCGCAATTTATTAGTTGATACTCCTAGTGGAAATAAAATTCCCCTCGCACAAGTAGCAACAATTGATAGTGGAACTGGACCAAACACGATTAACCGTGAAAATGTCTCCCGTCTCATTGTTGTTTCTGCTAATGCTAGCGGTAGAGATTTACGCTCCATTGTGAATGAAATTCGTAACAAAGTCAATCAACAGGTACATCCACCTTCTGGGTATTACATTGAATATGCAGGTCAATTTGAGGCACAAGAAAGAGCCAGTCAAAATATTTTAATTTTTAGTGCGATCGCTTTTATCATTATTACCATCATCATGTATCTTTCCGTCAAATCAATCTCTTCCACCGCCATGATTATGATTAACTTGCCTTTGGCATTGGTAGGAGGAGTTTTTTCAGTCGCTTTAACAGGTGGTGTAATTTCCATTGCTTCTTTAGTTGGTTTTATCACCCTGTTTGGAGTAGCAACACGCAATGGATTGTTATTAGTCGATAATTACAATACAAAATTGAAAGAAGGAATGCCTTTGAGAGAAGTTCTAATCGAAGGCTCGATGGAACGTCTCAATGCTATTTTGATGACAGCTTTTACCTCAGCTTTGGGATTAGCACCACTGGTTGTAGAAAGTGGTGCGGGTAAGGAAATTTTGCAACCACTTTCGATAGTCGTTTTAGGTGGCTTAGTCACTTCTACAGCTTTAACATTGGTAGTCTTACCTGCTTTATATGCTAAGTTTGGTAGATTTTTGGTATCTAAGCGATCGGTTGTAGAAAATAGGAAACCTATTTCCCCCCTTTTTAAGGGGGGTTAG
- a CDS encoding efflux RND transporter periplasmic adaptor subunit, which translates to MPKSLPQLFKVVPCISSAALSFMLLSSPTAVLAHAGHGNEFQGGETTSGTASIQVETETAKRMGIQVEPVKRQRLAVGIKTIGQIETLPNRQVEVTTPISGAKVVELLVEPGALVRKGQPVAVLTSPDLVTLRVESQEKLAQGQADLQQAIADLKLAQQNYEKYQQIAAAEIAEAQSVVAFSREKYEKDQQLTDSGALPRRTALESQTQLARAKAELTKANSRRDVIEAENQLKRAQAAVEVAKSRIKLSNAAYETRLQQLGNRANVKGLVTVTAPIFGKIADREATLGQSFEDAGGKLMTIVNDRRVFATASIYEKDLSKVRTGQQVNVKVTSVPNLTFNGRIAVVGSVVEGDTRVVSVKAEIDNTSGVLKPGMFAELEILTNEALSESLVIPSSAIVEANGKKQVYVQSGNTYQPVEVTLGQTSGDLVEVKTGLFQGDEIVTQRVPQLYAQSLRSSSHKGKEIQQTSSHSPTSPSPTPLFWLLAAGGGTAIAIVAFIAGAFWSGRQTNSQPPIKSITLPEETHTEKPEWSDGIAR; encoded by the coding sequence ATGCCCAAGTCTTTGCCTCAGTTGTTTAAAGTAGTTCCTTGCATTTCCAGTGCAGCCCTAAGCTTTATGTTACTATCCAGCCCCACAGCCGTTTTAGCGCATGCCGGACACGGAAATGAATTTCAAGGTGGTGAAACCACTAGCGGTACCGCCTCGATTCAAGTGGAAACTGAAACTGCTAAACGCATGGGAATTCAAGTTGAGCCAGTGAAGCGTCAGCGATTAGCTGTTGGCATTAAAACTATCGGACAAATTGAAACTTTACCCAATCGACAAGTGGAAGTTACGACTCCAATTTCTGGGGCAAAAGTGGTTGAACTGTTGGTGGAACCTGGTGCATTGGTTCGCAAAGGTCAACCTGTTGCGGTTTTAACTAGTCCCGATTTGGTGACACTGCGCGTTGAGTCCCAAGAAAAACTTGCTCAAGGACAAGCCGATTTGCAACAAGCGATCGCAGACTTAAAGCTTGCCCAGCAAAACTACGAGAAATATCAGCAGATTGCAGCAGCAGAGATAGCAGAAGCACAAAGCGTGGTTGCTTTTTCTCGAGAAAAATACGAAAAAGACCAACAATTGACAGACTCTGGTGCCTTACCACGCCGCACCGCTTTGGAATCTCAAACCCAGCTAGCACGAGCAAAAGCAGAACTCACCAAAGCAAACAGCCGCCGCGATGTGATTGAGGCTGAAAATCAACTCAAACGCGCTCAAGCAGCCGTTGAAGTGGCAAAATCGCGTATTAAACTTAGCAATGCTGCTTATGAAACTCGGCTGCAACAACTGGGAAATCGAGCAAACGTAAAAGGATTGGTAACGGTAACTGCGCCAATATTCGGTAAAATTGCTGATAGGGAAGCAACTCTCGGTCAATCTTTTGAAGATGCCGGTGGTAAGCTCATGACCATTGTCAACGATCGCCGAGTTTTTGCAACAGCAAGTATTTATGAAAAGGATTTAAGTAAAGTTAGGACAGGTCAACAGGTCAACGTTAAAGTGACTTCTGTTCCCAATCTCACTTTCAACGGACGTATTGCTGTCGTTGGATCTGTGGTGGAAGGCGATACACGAGTTGTTTCTGTAAAAGCAGAAATAGATAATACAAGTGGAGTTCTCAAACCGGGAATGTTTGCAGAACTTGAAATTCTCACTAATGAAGCATTGTCAGAGAGCTTGGTAATTCCCAGTTCTGCCATAGTTGAGGCAAATGGCAAGAAACAAGTTTACGTGCAAAGCGGTAATACTTACCAACCTGTTGAGGTTACCTTAGGTCAAACTTCTGGAGATCTGGTTGAGGTCAAGACTGGTTTATTTCAAGGAGACGAGATCGTCACACAACGCGTACCTCAGCTTTATGCTCAATCCTTAAGAAGCAGTTCTCACAAAGGAAAAGAAATCCAACAAACTTCTTCCCATTCCCCTACTTCCCCATCCCCAACTCCTCTGTTTTGGCTGCTAGCAGCAGGGGGAGGAACTGCGATCGCAATTGTCGCTTTCATCGCTGGTGCTTTCTGGTCTGGTCGTCAAACCAACTCTCAACCACCGATAAAGTCCATCACTTTACCAGAAGAAACTCACACAGAAAAACCAGAATGGAGTGATGGCATTGCCCGATAA